Proteins encoded by one window of Lacerta agilis isolate rLacAgi1 chromosome 11, rLacAgi1.pri, whole genome shotgun sequence:
- the SREK1IP1 gene encoding protein SREK1IP1: MALPGGNKDNIRAGCKKCGYPGHLTFECRNFLRVDPKRDIVLDVSSTSSEDSEEEELGKLQAIPEKKGTSAEEEKRKTKKKGKEKSKIKKARKRSCSSSATEEDEPKSKKQKSHKKEKKEKKSKSKKRKHHKKGKKKRKKEKDSSSSDSSDSSSSD, translated from the exons ATGGCGTTGCCAG GTGGAAATAAAGATAACATCAGAGCAGGGTGCAAGAAATGTGGCTATC CTGGTCACCTGACATTTGAATGCCGAAACTTTCTTCGGGTGGACCCTAAAAGAGACATAGTTTTAGATGTCAGCAGCACAAGCAGTGAGGACAGCGAAGAAGAGGAGCTGGGAAAACTGCAGGCCATTCCAGAAAAAAAGG GAACTTCTgcggaagaagaaaagagaaagaccaaaaagaaaggcaaagaaaaatcaaaaataaagaaagcaaGGAAAAG GTCTTGTTCCTCAAGTGCCACAGAAGAGGATGAGCCTAAATCGAAAAAGCAGAAATcccacaaaaaggaaaagaaggagaaaaagagtaaatccaagaaaagaaaacatcacaaaaaggggaaaaagaagagaaaaaaggagaaagattCTTCATCTTCTGATAGCTCAGACTCTTCCAGCAGTGACTGA